From the genome of Chloroherpetonaceae bacterium:
TTTGGCTGTGCCGCGCTGCTGCGAGCGTTAGGCTACAATGCTACCCTTGCGGTGTCGGAGCGAAAGCGACTCTGGCTAGCATTTGAGATTAGCCAGCCGGTTTACTTTGCCGCAGTGTTTCGATTGGGCGAAAAAAATACGACGATGTATGCGCTGTACGACATAGAGAAAAACGACTTGCAAAAGACGCTGCCCAAAGACGGCTTAGAGCTGCTAACAGCGCCTATGCAGGGGATAAAGCGTGCAGTATCTTTTGAGCAACCGCTGCGTCCAACTTTTCCTGAAAGACCAATTTCCAAGACGCTTTCTTGGACATATCGCGGCAGAAAGTTTTCACTAACGTGTGCATTCAACAAAAATCAGCTCGATTACCTTGCTGGCTACCCGCAAATGGAGGTCGCATGGTATTTCAATCAAGCGCTGAGCAAAGCCTTTCAGGAGAAAGTTATTGAACCACTAAAAAAGATGCTGGTGCAGGAGAATTTGAAAGATGTGGAGGCAGTGGATTTTCTTTTGCAATTTTGTCTAGCGCGTCCGTATCTCGAAGACCAAAAGCAGCCGCGTGGTGAGCATTGTAGCTTTGTCGAGGAGGCACTCTTTGACGCCTACACCGATTGTGAAGACCGAGCTTACCTTCTAGCCGCGTTGGTACAGGGGGTCTTAGGTTACAAGGTAATTGGTGTGCAGTTTCCAAACCATGTAGCGATTGGCGTCTGTATCCCAAATGCAAAGCTGAATGGAAAGATATACACCTTTGAAAATGAGCGATATGTGAGTTGCGACCCGTCGTATCTGGGCAGCACAGTGGGCGAAATCCTTGAGCCATTCCAACATAGCTTGCCTGAACGTATCATTAAAATTGATGGAATAAAGTTTGTAAATTAAAACTTTTGCAACTATTCGTTCTAAACAATGAGAATTTTTTGGATCGCACTGAGCGTGGTAGTGCTGGACCAGCTCACCAAGTATCTTGCAAGAACTCAACTGGGGGAAGGCTCAGCGCCTGTAACGCTAATTCCAGACTGGCTGAAACTGACTTACACAGAAAACGCAGGGATTGCATTTGGCATTGATTTAGGCGGGCGCGCTGTGGTAACGGTGCTCTCTATCGTGGCAACGCTCGGTATTTGCTACTACCTTTATCGCACGCAGCGAAGCAACCTCTACTACCGCCTTTCTTTCGGTTTAATTATTGGTGGAGCTGTGGGCAATCTAATTGACCGTGCATTCTATGGACAAGTGGTGGATTTCATTCACTTTGACCTCTACAATGGGGTGTTGTTTGGCAAGTATGTTTCGCTGTGGCCAATTTTCAACGTGGCTGATGCGGCTATCACAATCGGTGTGGCAATAATGTTTATTTGGTATCGACAGGTTTTTGAGGATGAACCAAAGCCAGTAAGCAACACGGTCAACGCAACAGACATAAACCCATCTGTGGTATCAGCCAGCGAGACAAATCCCAATACCTCCAACGAACCTGCAAAACCGAACTGAGATGTTTGTCGATACACACGCTCATTTGTCTTTTGAGGATTACGACCAAGACCGTGATGAAGTCATGGCACGCTTAAAGGCGCAAGGCGTCCGACTCATCATCAACCCGGGCACTTCGGTAGAGACCAGTCAAGCAGCGATTGCGCTGGCTGAGCAGTGTGAATTCATCTATGCTAATGTAGGGCTGCACCCTAATGATGTGCACCCTGTAACCGATGACGATTTTCAAAAGTTAGATGAGCTGGCGGCGCACCCAAAAGTGGTCGCCATCGGCGAAATTGGGCTGGATTACCACTATCCCGATGCGAATCCAGTCAAGCAAGAGCACTGCTTTCGTGAGATGCTGCGTCTCGCCAAGCGACGTGATTTACCAGTTGTAATTCACACTCGAGACGCATGGCATGACACATTCAGAATTCTGGAAGAAGAAAAGTCCTCTAATCTGCGCGGAATGATGCATTGTTTTTCAGGTGGCGTGGAAGAAGCAGAGCGGGCCATCGCATTAGGCTTCAAAATCTCTATTCCAGGTATCGTAACCTTTAAGAAATCGAATTTGCCTGAAGTCGTTGCGGCTGTGCCGCTCAGTGAGATTTTAACGGAAACAGATTGTCCGTATCTAGCCCCTGTGCCACATCGTGGGAAACGCAATGAGCCAGCATTCGTCGTAGAGGTAGCAAAGAAAATTGCAAGCGTGAAAGGCCTGGCAGTAGAGCAAGTGGGAGAAATGACTTACAAGAACGCTTGTGCGCTTTTCCAGCTTAGAGCGCTCTAACTTAGGGAAGAAAGCTTTGAAAAAAGTGCCTGCGTGGCCCAGCTTCAACAATCACACTCCTCCACTGGCGAAAATCTGCGAGAAGTCTGTAGCTTTCAATTCGCTTTGCATGGTTCTCAAAGAACGTTATATTTGAAGCCTTGTTTTTTGACAGGCGGGCAAGGGCTATCTACGATTTACGGGGCATAGCGCAGCTGGTAGCGCGCCTGTTTTGGGAGCAGGAGGTCCCGAGTTCGAGTCTCGGTGCCCCGACTGGGTAGAAAAGTAAAAGTGCCCGTAGCTCAGCTGGATAGAGCAACAGCCTTCTAAGCTGTGGGTCACTGGTTCGAATCCAGTCGGGCACACACATAAGCTCGAAAGGCTGGGAGAAGGGGCACAAATGTGTCAGAGTCGCCAAGTTTAAGAAGAGCTTTAGATGGCGGGCATAGCTCAGCTGGTTAGAGCGTCAGATTGTGGCTCTGAAGGTCACGGGTTCGATCCCCGTTGCTCGCCCAC
Proteins encoded in this window:
- a CDS encoding TatD family hydrolase, translating into MFVDTHAHLSFEDYDQDRDEVMARLKAQGVRLIINPGTSVETSQAAIALAEQCEFIYANVGLHPNDVHPVTDDDFQKLDELAAHPKVVAIGEIGLDYHYPDANPVKQEHCFREMLRLAKRRDLPVVIHTRDAWHDTFRILEEEKSSNLRGMMHCFSGGVEEAERAIALGFKISIPGIVTFKKSNLPEVVAAVPLSEILTETDCPYLAPVPHRGKRNEPAFVVEVAKKIASVKGLAVEQVGEMTYKNACALFQLRAL
- the lspA gene encoding signal peptidase II; the encoded protein is MRIFWIALSVVVLDQLTKYLARTQLGEGSAPVTLIPDWLKLTYTENAGIAFGIDLGGRAVVTVLSIVATLGICYYLYRTQRSNLYYRLSFGLIIGGAVGNLIDRAFYGQVVDFIHFDLYNGVLFGKYVSLWPIFNVADAAITIGVAIMFIWYRQVFEDEPKPVSNTVNATDINPSVVSASETNPNTSNEPAKPN